In Luteitalea sp., one genomic interval encodes:
- the guaA gene encoding glutamine-hydrolyzing GMP synthase, translating into MSHQTIIVLDFGSQYTQLIARRLRELSVYSEILPFSTSLEAITAKRPAGIILSGGPRSVSDAGAPLADPGILEAGVPVLGICYGMQFMTAALGGAVGGAAHREYGHALVKVQDSTPLLAGLPPELRVWASHGDYVASAPPGFDVTAVSANVPVAAMEDRSRKLFGLLFHPEVAHTDQGTEILGNFAYKVCGCTGDWTMASFVDESVARIREQVGEGRVVCGLSGGVDSTVAAVIVHRAIGERLMCIFVDNGLLRLNEAQQVEERFRNRLHLPLQTVDASALFLERLAGVTDPEHKRRIIGKTFIDVFDEKASELGRFDFLAQGTLYPDVIESVSVVGPSTVIKSHHNVGGLPEQMRMKLVEPLRQLFKDEVRQVGLTVGLDEELIWRQPFPGPGLAVRILGEVTSERLDLLQRADAVLQDEIRRQGWYRRLWQSFAVLLPIQSVGVMGDARTYEFALAVRAVESRDGMTADWARLPHELLARISSRLVNEVRGINRVVYDISSKPPSTIEWE; encoded by the coding sequence GTGTCCCACCAAACCATCATCGTCCTCGACTTCGGGTCTCAGTACACACAACTGATTGCCCGGCGTCTGCGAGAGCTGTCCGTTTACTCGGAGATCTTGCCGTTTAGCACCTCGCTCGAGGCCATCACCGCGAAGCGACCCGCCGGCATCATCCTGTCGGGCGGCCCGCGAAGCGTGTCCGACGCGGGCGCTCCATTGGCCGATCCGGGCATCCTCGAGGCAGGCGTGCCGGTGCTGGGCATTTGCTACGGGATGCAGTTCATGACCGCAGCGCTCGGCGGCGCGGTGGGCGGCGCGGCTCATCGTGAATATGGTCACGCGCTCGTCAAGGTTCAGGACAGCACGCCGCTGCTCGCCGGGCTCCCGCCAGAGCTCCGCGTCTGGGCGAGCCACGGCGACTATGTCGCCTCGGCACCCCCAGGATTCGACGTGACCGCTGTCAGCGCCAACGTTCCCGTGGCGGCCATGGAAGACCGCAGCCGCAAGCTCTTCGGTCTCCTCTTCCACCCCGAAGTGGCGCACACGGACCAAGGCACCGAAATCCTCGGCAACTTTGCCTACAAGGTGTGTGGCTGCACCGGCGACTGGACGATGGCGTCGTTTGTCGACGAGTCGGTGGCGCGCATCCGCGAACAGGTGGGCGAGGGGCGTGTGGTGTGCGGCTTGAGCGGTGGTGTCGATTCGACGGTCGCCGCGGTCATCGTGCACCGGGCCATCGGCGAACGTCTCATGTGCATCTTCGTCGACAACGGCTTGCTACGACTGAACGAGGCGCAGCAGGTGGAGGAGCGCTTTCGCAATCGTCTCCACCTGCCGCTCCAGACGGTTGACGCCTCTGCGCTCTTCCTCGAGCGACTGGCCGGCGTGACGGACCCGGAACACAAGCGAAGGATTATCGGCAAGACGTTCATCGACGTCTTCGACGAGAAGGCCTCCGAGCTCGGTCGCTTCGACTTTCTCGCGCAGGGCACCCTCTATCCCGATGTCATCGAGAGCGTCTCGGTTGTGGGACCGTCGACGGTCATCAAGAGCCACCACAATGTCGGCGGTCTGCCGGAGCAGATGCGCATGAAGCTGGTCGAGCCGCTGCGCCAGCTCTTCAAGGATGAAGTGCGTCAGGTCGGACTGACAGTCGGGCTCGATGAGGAGCTCATTTGGCGGCAGCCGTTTCCAGGACCGGGACTCGCCGTACGCATCCTGGGTGAGGTGACCTCTGAGAGACTGGACCTGCTGCAACGCGCCGACGCGGTCCTTCAAGACGAGATCCGACGACAGGGGTGGTATCGTCGTCTGTGGCAGTCGTTTGCCGTGCTGTTGCCGATCCAGAGCGTTGGCGTCATGGGTGACGCGCGCACGTACGAGTTTGCCCTGGCCGTTCGCGCCGTCGAGAGCAGAGACGGGATGACGGCGGACTGGGCGCGCTTGCCCCATGAGCTCCTTGCACGCATCTCATCTCGGCTCGTGAACGAGGTCCGCGGGATCAACAGGGTCGTCTACGACATCAGCTCGAAGCCGCCGTCGACGATTGAATGGGAATAG
- a CDS encoding aminotransferase class I/II-fold pyridoxal phosphate-dependent enzyme: protein MPSALSTFSPPRDLLARRVRALGWSLPPRRRVRVPVCHRSGLDVRVAVCAGSLLGGLGNRDHARERDVLTAADGHRGRGVRRAPRAWRDAGVHSRPFLAGRRRVCHHAGARAAGDNCVCLGHGRPEPDLLRPVRGTDCASAPGRDLAAAWPRVPVPRPDGVHLVPVHLPGAPARRASRSDAQPARRWALGMMQYDRFLSRAGEALLQSAIRQMGVMAAQRPDVISFAPGYPAPDTFVWDEYRDIAAELLRGRDANVLQYGPTRGYPALLDVFQQQLHARGIIAAVDELIITTGSQQGLHLLGRVLIDPGDVVLVELPSYTGAIAAFKNAQATLVGVKQQADGIDLAHLDEVHRRQTAAGRRVKFLYVVPNFHNPTGVLTSLKKRRDLLAWAQRADALIVEDDPYCDLWFDDAAEGEMRPIKADDEEGRVIYLSSLSKTLAPAFRVAWMDGPAALIAKFDTAKQSTDLCTSGLDQRIAYEACRRGVLNRQVPVLRQYYQRKRTVMAGALSRELGDLAQWPHPRGGFFLWVALPPQVDTQAMLARAMGQRVIYVAGRPFFVDGSGSSFMRLSFSLPSPERIEEGIRRLAEVVRAELEQAAARTARHSSGQS, encoded by the coding sequence ATGCCGTCGGCTCTTTCCACGTTTTCTCCGCCTCGGGATCTGCTTGCTCGCCGCGTACGCGCTCTTGGGTGGAGCCTACCTCCTCGCCGTCGCGTTCGGGTACCTGTTTGTCATCGATCAGGGTTGGATGTCCGTGTGGCCGTTTGTGCTGGCAGCCTGCTCGGCGGTCTTGGTAACCGCGATCACGCTCGTGAACGTGACGTACTTACTGCTGCAGATGGTCATCGCGGTCGAGGCGTGCGGCGTGCGCCACGCGCTTGGCGAGATGCTGGCGTACATTCGCGACCGTTTCTGGCTGGTCGGCGGCGTGTTTGTCATCACGCTGGTGCTCGTGCTGCTGGCGACAATTGCGTCTGCCTTGGCCACGGCCGGCCTGAGCCTGATCTCCTTCGTCCCGTTCGTGGGACTGACTGTGCTTCCGCTCCAGGTCGTGACCTGGCTGCTGCGTGGCCTCGTGTTCCAGTACCTCGGCCTGACGGCGTTCACCTCGTACCTGTCCATCTACCAGGCGCGCCGGCGCGACGCGCTAGCCGGAGCGACGCCCAACCCGCTCGCCGTTGGGCGCTCGGCATGATGCAGTACGACCGCTTCCTCTCGCGCGCGGGCGAGGCGCTCTTGCAGTCGGCCATCCGGCAAATGGGCGTGATGGCAGCGCAGCGCCCGGACGTGATCTCGTTTGCCCCAGGTTACCCGGCGCCGGACACGTTCGTGTGGGACGAGTACCGCGACATCGCGGCCGAGTTGCTCCGTGGCCGCGACGCCAACGTGCTGCAGTACGGGCCGACGCGCGGCTATCCCGCCCTGCTCGATGTGTTCCAACAGCAATTGCATGCGCGCGGCATCATCGCCGCGGTTGACGAGCTGATCATCACGACTGGGTCCCAGCAGGGACTCCACCTGCTGGGACGCGTGCTCATCGATCCGGGCGACGTCGTGCTCGTGGAGCTTCCCAGCTATACGGGGGCGATAGCGGCGTTCAAGAATGCACAGGCCACGCTGGTCGGCGTCAAACAGCAAGCCGACGGCATCGACTTGGCCCACCTCGACGAAGTGCACCGGCGTCAGACTGCCGCCGGCCGTCGCGTGAAGTTCCTGTATGTCGTTCCCAACTTTCACAATCCGACCGGTGTGCTCACCAGCCTGAAAAAGCGCCGCGATCTTCTCGCGTGGGCGCAACGCGCCGATGCATTGATCGTCGAGGACGATCCGTATTGCGACCTCTGGTTCGATGACGCCGCAGAGGGGGAGATGCGACCTATCAAAGCGGATGACGAAGAAGGGCGCGTGATTTATCTCAGCAGTCTCTCCAAGACCCTCGCACCGGCGTTTCGCGTGGCCTGGATGGACGGCCCGGCGGCGCTCATCGCAAAGTTCGACACGGCAAAACAATCGACCGACCTCTGCACGAGCGGGCTGGACCAGCGTATCGCCTACGAGGCCTGCCGACGTGGTGTCCTCAACCGACAGGTTCCGGTGCTTCGTCAATACTATCAACGAAAGCGCACGGTGATGGCGGGCGCGCTGTCGCGCGAGCTCGGCGATCTGGCGCAGTGGCCACATCCACGCGGCGGCTTCTTTCTCTGGGTCGCGCTTCCACCGCAGGTGGACACGCAGGCAATGCTCGCGCGCGCCATGGGGCAGCGGGTGATCTACGTGGCGGGCCGGCCGTTCTTCGTCGACGGCAGCGGGTCGAGCTTCATGCGGCTGTCTTTCTCGTTACCCTCGCCCGAACGGATCGAGGAAGGCATTCGTCGTCTCGCCGAGGTTGTCCGCGCGGAGCTGGAACAGGCAGCCGCGCGAACGGCACGTCATTCGAGTGGTCAGTCGTAG
- a CDS encoding FtsX-like permease family protein: MRRLALRLSNALRPRRAERQLAREISAHLTLLEDELQRRGLTPEEAQLAAKRALGGVDRAKELHRDARSFVWLEDARRDVRYAIRTLARGPVFALAAVLTLAIGIGGSSAVFSLINAVLIRPLPFHEPERLVVIWEDASDIGFPRNDVAPANYADWDAQNEVFASVAAVSPWGVTLGGSEPEKIQARGVTATFFPLLGVTPALGRVFRADEDRPGGPAVTILSHGLWQRRFGGDPTIIGRHLLLDNRPYTVVGVMPSGFQFLESYIGLWVPAAFSPEELTFRDSHYLTVVARLRPGVSLAQAQADVDTIATRIARDHPREARGLRARVLPLSEQLAGDARRPLLLLLTAVGAVLLIVCANLASLLLARAAARRQEIALRGALGATRSRMIRQLLTETLVLSAIGLVLGLVVARWTFAFLEQLVPPSMTLFTPVTLDARALGVAVILSLVTGVLFGLAPALQMTRPELSEALKMSGRSTSRTQRGRSLLVVAEVAMTLVLLVAAGLLVQTLYRLRYADVGVHAEGVVTLRTVLATVADERAIAAAGASFYKYADHGRRTAFYDEVLVRVSRLPAVVAAGYTTSVPLEWKGGTTSFAIEGEVSDPAVSYDAAHRQVSTDYFRAIGIPLRHGRSFDAGDTKGAQPVAIINETMARQYWPGDDVVGRRFKVGESNSAGPWLTIVGVVGDVRQMGLAAPVKAEMYLPYQQFDGQPWFAPRDLAVRTVGDPMNLVAAIKHEIHAVDPAQPISNVKTLDEVLDEDVGAQRIGTTLLIAFAAFALLLAVVGIYGVISYFVVQHVPEIGVRIALGAQPRDILLLVAGKGVKLALIGVAVGAAAAVAATRLMSGLLYETSESDPIMIGIGIGGVLLLLMALVASYLPARRATKLDPITALRSE, from the coding sequence ATGAGACGTCTCGCTCTCAGGCTTTCGAACGCCTTGCGGCCCCGGCGAGCAGAACGGCAACTCGCCAGGGAAATCAGCGCTCATCTCACGCTGCTCGAGGACGAGCTTCAGCGCCGAGGCTTGACGCCTGAGGAGGCGCAGCTCGCCGCGAAGCGCGCGTTGGGCGGCGTTGATCGAGCAAAGGAGCTCCACCGGGACGCACGGTCGTTCGTGTGGCTGGAGGACGCCCGGCGTGACGTGCGGTACGCCATACGCACGCTCGCCAGAGGCCCGGTCTTCGCCCTGGCGGCGGTCCTGACCCTTGCCATCGGTATCGGCGGCAGCAGCGCCGTCTTCAGCCTGATCAACGCCGTCCTCATACGGCCGCTGCCGTTTCACGAGCCGGAGCGGCTCGTAGTGATTTGGGAGGACGCCTCAGACATTGGGTTTCCGCGCAACGACGTGGCTCCGGCCAACTATGCGGACTGGGACGCCCAGAACGAGGTGTTTGCATCGGTCGCGGCGGTCAGCCCCTGGGGCGTGACGCTGGGCGGCAGCGAGCCGGAGAAGATCCAAGCGCGCGGCGTGACCGCAACGTTCTTTCCGCTGCTTGGCGTGACACCGGCGCTCGGACGCGTCTTCCGGGCTGATGAGGATCGTCCCGGCGGCCCGGCTGTCACGATTCTCAGCCACGGGCTCTGGCAACGTCGCTTCGGTGGCGACCCGACGATCATCGGCCGCCACCTCCTCCTCGACAACCGGCCATACACCGTCGTTGGTGTCATGCCATCAGGCTTTCAATTTCTCGAGAGCTATATCGGCCTCTGGGTGCCCGCCGCCTTCAGCCCGGAGGAGCTCACGTTTCGCGACAGCCACTATCTGACCGTCGTGGCCCGCTTGAGGCCTGGAGTGAGTCTGGCGCAGGCTCAGGCCGACGTTGACACGATCGCGACGCGCATCGCCCGCGATCACCCGAGAGAAGCGCGAGGCCTGAGGGCGCGTGTCTTGCCACTGTCCGAGCAGCTCGCGGGGGATGCCCGTCGCCCGCTCCTCCTGCTGCTCACGGCGGTTGGCGCCGTGTTGCTGATCGTCTGCGCCAACCTCGCCAGCTTACTGCTCGCCCGCGCTGCGGCACGCCGCCAGGAGATCGCCTTGCGGGGCGCCCTGGGGGCCACTCGCAGCCGGATGATCCGACAACTGCTGACCGAGACTCTCGTGCTCTCCGCGATCGGTCTGGTCCTTGGTCTCGTAGTCGCTCGGTGGACGTTCGCCTTTCTGGAGCAGCTCGTGCCGCCCAGCATGACGCTCTTCACCCCAGTGACGCTCGACGCACGCGCCCTGGGAGTGGCGGTCATTCTCTCGCTCGTCACTGGTGTCCTCTTCGGCCTCGCTCCAGCTCTCCAGATGACGCGCCCCGAGCTCAGCGAAGCCCTGAAGATGAGCGGCCGCAGCACCTCCCGGACGCAACGGGGCCGCAGCCTGTTGGTGGTGGCCGAGGTGGCGATGACGCTTGTGCTACTCGTTGCCGCCGGGCTGCTCGTCCAAACGCTTTACCGGCTGCGGTATGCGGACGTGGGGGTGCACGCAGAGGGCGTCGTGACGCTTCGGACAGTGCTGGCCACGGTCGCCGATGAGCGAGCAATAGCTGCAGCCGGCGCTTCCTTCTACAAGTACGCGGACCACGGACGCCGCACGGCGTTCTACGACGAAGTGCTCGTTCGCGTGTCGCGCCTGCCGGCTGTGGTCGCTGCAGGCTACACGACGTCTGTACCGCTCGAGTGGAAAGGCGGAACCACGAGCTTCGCCATCGAGGGAGAGGTGTCTGATCCTGCTGTGTCCTACGACGCCGCCCACCGTCAGGTCAGCACCGACTACTTCAGAGCGATCGGTATCCCTTTGCGACACGGCCGATCCTTCGATGCGGGCGACACCAAGGGCGCGCAGCCAGTCGCCATCATCAACGAGACGATGGCCCGACAGTACTGGCCCGGTGACGATGTAGTCGGAAGGCGGTTCAAGGTCGGCGAGTCCAACTCAGCGGGTCCCTGGCTCACCATCGTCGGCGTGGTTGGCGACGTCCGCCAAATGGGGCTCGCTGCTCCCGTGAAGGCCGAGATGTACCTGCCATACCAACAGTTCGACGGTCAGCCGTGGTTTGCGCCGCGTGATCTTGCTGTCAGGACCGTTGGTGACCCGATGAATCTCGTTGCGGCGATCAAACATGAGATCCATGCCGTGGATCCCGCACAGCCGATTTCCAATGTCAAAACACTCGATGAGGTGCTCGATGAGGATGTCGGAGCGCAGCGGATCGGAACCACGCTGCTCATTGCGTTTGCTGCCTTCGCGCTGCTGCTTGCGGTGGTCGGCATCTACGGCGTGATCTCATACTTTGTCGTGCAGCACGTGCCGGAGATCGGCGTGCGCATCGCGCTCGGTGCGCAGCCCCGCGACATCCTCTTGCTCGTCGCCGGCAAAGGCGTGAAGCTGGCGCTAATCGGTGTGGCCGTGGGCGCCGCCGCCGCGGTCGCAGCGACGCGCTTGATGTCCGGCCTCCTCTACGAGACGAGCGAGTCCGATCCGATCATGATCGGGATCGGGATCGGCGGCGTGCTCCTCCTCCTCATGGCACTGGTCGCGAGCTACCTACCCGCCAGGAGAGCGACCAAGCTTGACCCAATCACTGCGCTGCGGTCGGAGTAG
- a CDS encoding PQQ-binding-like beta-propeller repeat protein, translating to MTSPVPTTSWGSPPRYRSLLAFLASMITAGPITVSPPPHGPEVLAQAKPDPPRDSEEAADSDEVLFPLRTAWRADLAEPVVAPAGVDAARAYVPLQSGALAAVSLTDGKVVWKASHPTTLTPFSNGSLVFIAGKDSVEGVTAANGVTRWQTPIPGELAAPMVERAGWLIVPLASGDLLALRSADGKVVWRAAFGAAAASQPAIDGEHVYLPLDDARVVAADIFSGDVVWTRTLGGPVVGMFIYAELIYVSSTDNYLYCLDDRKGEIDWRWRTGADLVGRADALGARVVFVSLDTVLRAHDWLNGAQRWRTPLPWRPHFGPQIVGTTVVMSGLVPEVRGFSLDNGKEVGHLTFASSDVEKLQGPVITVPPTRSGGTRFVAVSEEGKVYGLAPETPDAAQ from the coding sequence ATGACTTCGCCCGTGCCCACGACATCTTGGGGTTCGCCACCAAGATACCGCAGCCTGTTGGCATTTCTTGCCTCCATGATCACCGCCGGGCCTATTACTGTCTCCCCTCCTCCACATGGGCCGGAGGTTCTTGCGCAGGCGAAACCGGACCCCCCGCGAGACTCGGAAGAGGCCGCCGACAGCGATGAGGTTCTCTTTCCTCTCCGGACGGCATGGCGCGCCGACCTCGCCGAGCCGGTCGTCGCACCGGCGGGGGTGGACGCGGCCCGAGCCTATGTGCCGCTTCAGTCGGGCGCGCTCGCGGCGGTCTCCCTGACCGATGGGAAGGTGGTTTGGAAGGCTTCGCACCCGACCACACTCACTCCCTTCTCCAACGGCAGTCTGGTGTTCATCGCAGGCAAGGACTCGGTTGAAGGCGTTACCGCGGCGAATGGGGTCACGCGCTGGCAGACACCGATCCCGGGCGAGCTCGCGGCCCCAATGGTCGAGCGGGCCGGATGGCTTATCGTGCCGCTCGCGAGTGGCGATCTGCTTGCGCTGCGTTCCGCTGACGGCAAGGTCGTCTGGCGCGCGGCGTTTGGCGCGGCGGCCGCAAGCCAGCCAGCCATCGACGGGGAGCATGTGTACCTACCGTTGGATGACGCCCGCGTGGTAGCCGCCGACATTTTTTCTGGTGACGTGGTCTGGACGCGCACGCTGGGCGGTCCCGTGGTTGGGATGTTCATCTACGCGGAGCTGATTTACGTCTCGTCAACGGACAACTATCTCTACTGTCTCGACGATCGCAAGGGGGAGATCGACTGGCGCTGGCGCACCGGTGCGGATCTGGTGGGCCGCGCGGATGCGCTAGGCGCGCGGGTCGTGTTCGTCTCGCTCGACACCGTTCTTCGCGCTCACGATTGGCTGAACGGCGCGCAGCGCTGGCGAACGCCTCTGCCCTGGCGTCCGCACTTCGGGCCGCAGATCGTAGGGACGACCGTCGTCATGTCCGGCTTGGTGCCCGAGGTGCGCGGCTTTTCTCTGGACAACGGCAAGGAGGTGGGCCACCTCACCTTTGCCTCGAGCGACGTCGAGAAGCTTCAAGGTCCGGTTATTACGGTGCCGCCCACCCGGTCTGGAGGCACGCGTTTCGTTGCGGTCAGCGAGGAGGGTAAGGTGTACGGCTTGGCACCGGAAACACCAGACGCTGCCCAGTGA